From one Tsukamurella tyrosinosolvens genomic stretch:
- the dxr gene encoding 1-deoxy-D-xylulose-5-phosphate reductoisomerase, producing the protein MTTRVLILGSTGSIGTQALEVIAENPDRFEVVGLGAGGGNPELLAQQARAAGLDGARIGIADPTRAVGFDGALTGPDAMTRLVETVEADVVLNGVVGSLGLGPTLAALDSGARLALANKESLVAGGSLVLKRAAEGQIVPVDSEHSAIAQCLRGGTAAEVDRLILTASGGPFFGRTRAELADVTPEQAGKHPTWSMGPMITLNSATLVNKALEVIEAHLLFGVPYDRIDVTVHRQSVVHSMVTFVDGATIAKASPPSMKLPIALALGWPDRVLGASAACDFTQAHTWTFAPVDDDAFPAIAVARDAGTRGGSLTAVFNAANEVVAQAFLDGRTSFLAIVDTVARVVADGAQWQAEPRDVADVLAAEEWARRRASELVGLV; encoded by the coding sequence GTGACCACCCGCGTCCTCATCCTCGGCAGCACCGGCTCCATCGGCACCCAGGCGCTGGAGGTGATCGCCGAGAACCCCGACCGGTTCGAGGTGGTCGGCCTCGGCGCCGGCGGCGGCAACCCCGAGCTTCTCGCGCAGCAGGCCCGCGCGGCGGGCCTCGACGGTGCGCGGATCGGCATCGCGGACCCGACCCGCGCCGTCGGCTTCGACGGTGCGCTGACCGGCCCGGACGCCATGACCCGCCTCGTCGAGACCGTCGAGGCCGACGTCGTGCTCAACGGCGTCGTCGGCAGCCTCGGCCTCGGCCCGACCCTCGCCGCGCTCGACAGCGGCGCCCGGCTCGCCCTCGCCAACAAGGAGTCCCTGGTCGCGGGCGGATCGCTCGTCCTGAAGCGGGCCGCGGAGGGGCAGATCGTGCCCGTCGACTCCGAGCACTCCGCCATCGCACAGTGCCTCCGCGGCGGCACCGCGGCCGAAGTCGACCGGCTGATCCTCACCGCCTCCGGCGGCCCCTTCTTCGGCCGCACCCGCGCCGAGCTCGCCGACGTCACCCCCGAGCAGGCCGGCAAGCACCCGACCTGGTCGATGGGGCCGATGATCACGCTCAACTCCGCGACGCTGGTGAACAAGGCCCTCGAGGTGATCGAGGCGCACCTGCTGTTCGGCGTGCCCTACGACCGCATCGACGTCACGGTCCACCGGCAGTCCGTCGTGCACTCGATGGTCACCTTCGTCGACGGCGCCACCATCGCCAAGGCCTCGCCGCCGTCCATGAAGCTGCCCATCGCGCTGGCCCTCGGCTGGCCGGACCGGGTCCTGGGCGCCTCCGCGGCCTGCGACTTCACGCAGGCGCACACCTGGACGTTCGCGCCCGTCGACGACGACGCCTTCCCGGCGATCGCCGTCGCCCGCGACGCGGGCACGCGCGGCGGCTCGTTGACCGCGGTGTTCAACGCCGCGAACGAAGTGGTCGCGCAGGCCTTCCTCGACGGCCGCACGTCCTTCCTCGCCATCGTCGACACGGTCGCGCGGGTCGTCGCCGACGGTGCGCAGTGGCAGGCCGAGCCGCGCGACGTCGCGGACGTGCTGGCCGCGGAGGAGTGGGCCCGCCGCCGGGCGTCCGAGCTGGTCGGGCTGGTCTGA
- a CDS encoding M50 family metallopeptidase encodes MSYALGIAAFALCILASIAWHECGHMWAAQATGMKVRRYFIGFGPTVWSTRRPKGPDGIEYGLKALPLGGFCDIAGMTLLDELKTPVEQEKAMYKQAAWKRLFVLFAGPGMNFILGALLIYGVAVTAGLPSTTATPRAAVAATGCVADATTKPTKEQPSRPVGECRPSPAAQAGLVRGDVIASVNGTAVDADTVFDALQNSTGAISLGIERDGQTRTVVIDPVTSKKWRPSADGKELVEVSGPTIGISVGTLGVTEHYNPITAIGGTAAFTLDLGHKTIVAIGQLPQKIPALVDAIKGEERGLDTPQSLVGASMIGGEVAERDMWSVFFLLLAGLNLMLGLINLLPVPPFDGGHMAVVIFEKLRDLVTGRKGGPVDYMKLAPLTYVVLALAGGYMLLVLTADIVNPIKLFN; translated from the coding sequence ATGAGCTACGCACTGGGGATCGCGGCGTTCGCGCTGTGCATCCTGGCGTCGATCGCCTGGCACGAGTGCGGGCACATGTGGGCGGCGCAGGCCACCGGCATGAAGGTCCGGCGCTACTTCATCGGCTTCGGGCCCACCGTCTGGTCGACCCGCCGCCCGAAGGGGCCGGACGGGATCGAGTACGGGCTGAAGGCGCTGCCTCTCGGCGGCTTCTGCGACATCGCCGGGATGACCCTGCTGGACGAGCTGAAGACGCCGGTCGAGCAGGAGAAGGCGATGTACAAGCAGGCCGCGTGGAAGCGGCTGTTCGTGCTGTTCGCCGGCCCGGGCATGAACTTCATCCTCGGCGCCCTGCTGATCTACGGCGTCGCCGTCACCGCGGGCCTGCCGTCGACCACCGCGACGCCGCGCGCGGCGGTCGCCGCCACCGGCTGCGTCGCCGACGCCACCACCAAGCCCACCAAGGAGCAGCCCAGCCGCCCGGTGGGCGAGTGCCGCCCGAGCCCCGCGGCCCAGGCGGGCCTGGTGCGGGGCGACGTCATCGCCTCGGTCAACGGCACCGCCGTCGATGCCGACACCGTCTTCGACGCGCTGCAGAACTCGACGGGCGCGATCTCCCTCGGCATCGAGCGCGACGGCCAGACGCGCACCGTCGTCATCGACCCGGTGACCAGCAAGAAGTGGCGTCCGTCGGCCGACGGGAAGGAGCTCGTCGAGGTCTCCGGCCCGACCATCGGCATCAGCGTCGGGACGCTCGGCGTGACCGAGCACTACAACCCGATCACCGCGATCGGCGGCACCGCGGCGTTCACGCTGGACCTGGGTCACAAGACCATCGTCGCGATCGGTCAGCTGCCGCAGAAGATCCCCGCCCTCGTCGACGCGATCAAGGGGGAGGAGCGCGGCCTCGACACCCCGCAGTCCCTCGTCGGCGCGTCGATGATCGGCGGCGAGGTCGCCGAGCGCGACATGTGGAGCGTCTTCTTCCTGCTCCTCGCCGGCCTCAACCTCATGCTGGGCCTGATCAACCTGCTGCCGGTGCCGCCGTTCGACGGCGGTCACATGGCGGTGGTGATCTTCGAGAAGCTCCGCGACCTGGTCACCGGCCGCAAGGGTGGCCCCGTCGACTACATGAAGCTCGCGCCGTTGACGTACGTCGTCCTGGCGCTCGCGGGCGGGTACATGCTGCTCGTCCTCACAGCCGACATCGTCAATCCGATCAAGCTCTTCAACTGA
- the ispG gene encoding flavodoxin-dependent (E)-4-hydroxy-3-methylbut-2-enyl-diphosphate synthase yields MSVGLGMPAAPAPTLAPRRKTRQLNVGGVGVGSDSPISVQSMCTTKTHDVNATLQQIAELTASGCDMVRVACPRQEDADALPIIAKKANIPVIADIHFQPKYIFAAIDAGCAAVRVNPGNIKEFDGRVGEVAKAAGAAGIPIRIGVNAGSLDKRLMEKYGKATPEALVESALWEASLFEEHGFGDIKISVKHNDPVIMVEAYRQLAAQCDYPLHLGVTEAGPSFQGTIKSAVAFGSLLSDGIGDTIRVSLSAPPAEEIKVGDAILQSLNLRPRKLEIVSCPSCGRAQVDVYKLANEVTAGLEGMEVPLRVAVMGCVVNGPGEAREADLGVASGNGKGQIFVKGEVIKTVPESKIVETLIEEALRIAEESGDSESGTPVVTVS; encoded by the coding sequence ATGTCCGTAGGTTTGGGAATGCCGGCAGCCCCGGCCCCGACGCTCGCACCCCGTCGCAAGACCCGTCAGCTCAACGTGGGCGGCGTCGGCGTCGGCAGCGACAGCCCCATCTCGGTGCAGTCCATGTGCACCACCAAGACGCACGACGTGAACGCCACGCTGCAGCAGATCGCCGAGCTCACGGCGTCCGGCTGCGACATGGTGCGGGTCGCCTGCCCCCGGCAGGAGGACGCCGACGCGCTGCCGATCATCGCCAAGAAGGCGAACATCCCGGTCATCGCCGACATCCACTTCCAGCCCAAGTACATCTTCGCCGCGATCGACGCGGGCTGCGCCGCGGTGCGCGTGAACCCCGGCAACATCAAGGAGTTCGACGGCCGCGTGGGCGAGGTCGCGAAGGCGGCCGGCGCCGCGGGGATCCCGATCCGCATCGGCGTCAACGCCGGCAGCCTCGACAAGCGGCTCATGGAGAAGTACGGCAAGGCCACCCCCGAGGCGCTGGTCGAGTCCGCGCTGTGGGAGGCGAGCCTGTTCGAGGAGCACGGCTTCGGCGACATCAAGATCTCGGTCAAGCACAACGACCCCGTGATCATGGTGGAGGCCTACCGGCAGCTCGCCGCGCAGTGCGACTACCCGCTGCACCTCGGCGTGACCGAGGCGGGCCCGTCGTTCCAGGGCACCATCAAGAGCGCCGTGGCCTTCGGCTCCCTGCTCTCCGACGGCATCGGCGACACGATCCGCGTCTCCCTCTCGGCCCCGCCGGCGGAGGAGATCAAGGTGGGCGACGCGATCCTGCAGTCGCTGAACCTGCGGCCCCGCAAGCTGGAGATCGTCTCCTGCCCGTCGTGCGGCCGCGCACAGGTCGACGTCTACAAGCTGGCGAACGAGGTCACCGCCGGCCTCGAGGGCATGGAGGTGCCGCTGCGCGTCGCCGTCATGGGGTGCGTCGTCAACGGCCCCGGCGAGGCGCGCGAGGCCGACCTCGGCGTGGCCTCCGGCAACGGCAAGGGGCAGATCTTCGTCAAGGGTGAGGTCATCAAGACGGTGCCCGAGTCCAAGATCGTCGAGACGCTGATCGAGGAAGCCCTGCGCATCGCGGAGGAGTCGGGGGATAGTGAGAGCGGAACACCGGTCGTCACGGTGTCGTAG
- a CDS encoding GNAT family N-acetyltransferase, whose amino-acid sequence MLRMLHERPVPSRDLPRVLSVLDGDPVAACMVAGRVQECGTEPGRLGGELWTHRDVGSSLCFAGANLMPLRGDLEDMRYFAGRAGRGHRAAASVVGRAEMVLPLWEGLESAWGPAREVRPEQPLMTMPEPSRFAHAGVRPARLAELDRYLDAAIAMFTAEVGVDPRGADGGRAYRRRVANTILAGRAYVLFDGAEVAFKAEVGAVSRTVGQIQGVWVRPDLRGQGLGGAGTAAVADAVLRSGRLPSLYVNSFNVAARRAYERVGFRQVATFATVLLA is encoded by the coding sequence GTGCTGAGGATGCTGCACGAACGGCCGGTCCCGTCGCGGGACCTGCCGAGGGTGCTGTCCGTCCTCGACGGCGATCCCGTGGCCGCGTGCATGGTCGCCGGCCGTGTGCAGGAGTGCGGCACCGAGCCCGGCCGCCTCGGCGGCGAACTGTGGACCCACCGCGACGTGGGGAGCTCGCTGTGCTTCGCCGGAGCGAACCTCATGCCGCTGCGCGGCGACCTGGAGGACATGCGCTACTTCGCGGGCCGGGCGGGCCGCGGGCACCGCGCAGCCGCGTCGGTCGTGGGGCGCGCCGAGATGGTGCTGCCCCTGTGGGAGGGCCTCGAGAGCGCGTGGGGCCCGGCGCGCGAGGTCCGCCCCGAGCAGCCGTTGATGACGATGCCCGAGCCGTCCCGCTTCGCGCACGCCGGCGTCCGGCCCGCCCGCCTCGCCGAACTCGACCGCTACCTCGACGCCGCGATCGCGATGTTCACGGCCGAGGTCGGCGTCGACCCGCGGGGCGCCGACGGGGGGCGCGCGTACCGGCGCCGGGTGGCCAACACCATCCTCGCGGGGCGCGCGTACGTCCTGTTCGACGGTGCCGAGGTCGCCTTCAAGGCCGAGGTCGGAGCGGTCTCGCGGACCGTCGGGCAGATCCAGGGCGTGTGGGTGCGGCCGGACCTGCGCGGGCAGGGGCTCGGCGGCGCGGGTACCGCCGCGGTCGCCGATGCGGTTCTCCGCTCGGGCCGGCTGCCCAGCCTGTACGTCAACAGCTTCAACGTCGCGGCCCGGCGCGCGTACGAGCGCGTCGGCTTCCGCCAGGTGGCGACCTTCGCCACCGTCCTCCTCGCCTGA
- a CDS encoding agmatine deiminase family protein, translated as MRRRTFLQTSIAALGGLLLAGCADDAAGEAPSRDGGPWLMPEEGTPHARTWLAFGASDRIWGADLVPTVQRDLALIATTIARFEPVSMLVPPAQMALAQRLVSGSRVELVACELDDLWIRDTGPTFVKNGPTKAGVDFNFNGWGSKQRHRRDREVARFVAGRAGAPALRTDLVLEGGALEVDGEGTAIITESCVLNDNRNRGWTKAEVEDELRELLGIRKVIWLPGIAGEDITDGHTDFYARFARPGVVVAGLETDRESFDYDVTRKHLEILRAATDVHGNRLRVEVMESPSSVREEFASDDFAGGYINFYVCNGAVIGPEFGAADTDAAARATMQRLFPDRRIVQINIDGIAAGGGGIHCTTQQEPA; from the coding sequence ATGCGACGCCGCACTTTCCTTCAGACCTCCATCGCCGCGCTCGGCGGCCTGCTCCTGGCCGGATGCGCCGACGACGCCGCGGGAGAGGCGCCGTCCCGCGACGGCGGCCCCTGGCTGATGCCGGAGGAGGGGACTCCGCACGCCCGCACCTGGTTGGCCTTCGGTGCGAGCGATCGCATCTGGGGCGCCGACCTGGTGCCGACGGTGCAGCGTGACCTGGCGCTGATCGCGACCACGATCGCGCGGTTCGAACCGGTCTCGATGCTCGTGCCGCCGGCCCAGATGGCGCTCGCGCAGCGGCTGGTGAGCGGGTCCCGCGTCGAGCTCGTGGCCTGCGAGCTGGACGACCTGTGGATCCGCGACACCGGGCCGACGTTCGTGAAGAACGGACCGACGAAGGCGGGGGTCGACTTCAACTTCAACGGCTGGGGCTCCAAGCAGCGCCACCGGCGCGACCGGGAGGTCGCGCGGTTCGTGGCCGGCCGGGCCGGTGCGCCCGCGCTGCGCACCGATCTGGTGCTCGAGGGCGGCGCACTCGAGGTCGACGGCGAGGGTACCGCGATCATCACCGAGAGCTGCGTGCTCAACGACAACCGCAATCGCGGCTGGACGAAGGCCGAGGTGGAGGACGAGCTGCGTGAGCTGCTCGGAATCCGGAAGGTCATCTGGCTGCCCGGGATCGCGGGAGAGGACATCACCGACGGGCACACCGACTTCTACGCGCGGTTCGCGCGCCCCGGCGTCGTGGTCGCCGGCCTCGAGACCGACCGGGAGTCGTTCGACTACGACGTGACCCGCAAGCATCTCGAGATCCTGCGCGCGGCGACGGACGTGCACGGCAATCGGCTGCGCGTCGAGGTGATGGAGAGCCCGTCGTCGGTGCGCGAGGAGTTCGCGAGCGACGACTTCGCGGGCGGGTACATCAACTTCTACGTGTGCAACGGCGCCGTCATCGGTCCTGAGTTCGGCGCCGCCGACACCGACGCCGCGGCCCGCGCGACGATGCAGCGCCTGTTCCCCGACCGGCGGATCGTCCAGATCAACATCGACGGGATCGCGGCGGGCGGTGGCGGTATCCATTGCACGACGCAGCAGGAGCCCGCGTGA
- a CDS encoding TetR/AcrR family transcriptional regulator — protein MTDRRTQIMQAAVRVIARDGVRGLRVEKLAAEAGVSTALIYYHFHDRDGIVHAALEQINRTAEAYTEPRSDAAGPRERLESMLLDELQDGDEVRTTSIAWGELRASAVFEPVLREDLRAATDAWDRDVASLIGDVPEAAGRDAEAIATRLTALVEGLSERWHSGSLELDRARALVIGAVAAELPPAR, from the coding sequence ATGACCGACCGCCGCACCCAGATCATGCAGGCCGCGGTCCGGGTCATCGCGCGCGACGGCGTCCGCGGTCTGCGGGTGGAGAAGCTCGCCGCGGAGGCCGGCGTCTCCACCGCGCTGATCTACTACCACTTCCACGATCGCGACGGGATCGTGCACGCGGCGCTCGAGCAGATCAACCGCACCGCGGAGGCCTACACGGAACCGCGATCGGACGCCGCGGGCCCCCGCGAGCGGCTCGAGTCGATGTTGCTCGACGAGCTCCAGGACGGCGACGAGGTGCGGACCACCAGCATCGCCTGGGGCGAGCTCCGTGCGAGCGCCGTCTTCGAGCCGGTGCTGCGGGAGGATCTACGGGCGGCCACCGACGCCTGGGACCGCGATGTCGCGTCGCTCATCGGGGACGTTCCGGAAGCCGCCGGTAGGGATGCCGAGGCCATCGCGACGCGGCTCACCGCGCTGGTCGAGGGGCTGAGCGAGCGGTGGCACAGCGGCTCGCTGGAACTGGACCGGGCCCGCGCGCTGGTGATCGGTGCCGTGGCGGCGGAGCTGCCGCCGGCGCGGTGA
- a CDS encoding DUF456 domain-containing protein produces MNAWGYAAVVALMVIGLLGIVVPVLPGSSLVALGILIWAIFTGGSAWWVFAAALAVMVLAWGVKYLVGGRTMARAGVGKWSLVAGGVAGIIGFFVIPVVGLVIGFIGGTFAAEAIRLGDAKAGWQAALAATKAAGLLILIELAGALGAIAIWLAAVLT; encoded by the coding sequence GTGAACGCATGGGGGTACGCGGCGGTCGTCGCGCTGATGGTGATCGGCCTGCTGGGGATCGTCGTTCCGGTCCTGCCGGGCTCGTCCCTGGTGGCGCTCGGCATCCTGATCTGGGCGATCTTCACGGGCGGTAGCGCCTGGTGGGTGTTCGCCGCCGCGCTGGCGGTGATGGTGCTCGCGTGGGGCGTGAAGTACCTCGTCGGCGGCCGCACGATGGCCAGGGCCGGGGTGGGGAAGTGGTCCCTGGTGGCGGGCGGCGTCGCCGGGATCATCGGTTTCTTCGTGATCCCCGTCGTGGGCCTGGTGATCGGCTTCATCGGCGGCACCTTCGCCGCAGAGGCGATCAGGCTGGGGGACGCCAAGGCCGGCTGGCAGGCCGCGCTCGCCGCCACCAAGGCCGCAGGCCTGCTCATCCTCATCGAACTGGCCGGCGCGCTCGGCGCGATCGCCATCTGGCTCGCGGCGGTCCTGACCTAG
- a CDS encoding ion channel, with protein MLGLTLMFKRLAGAIRTSWREPAMRAAMLSLVVIVTAATVFYTLTEKWSVIDSLFYAVSVGLPMGGGALSPTLTISKIFTLVYAILVVGLFVTVGGSLARSIVQNNTDRVTRLTEKRARDEDR; from the coding sequence GTGTTGGGGCTGACGCTGATGTTCAAGAGACTCGCGGGCGCGATCCGCACCAGCTGGCGGGAACCGGCGATGCGCGCCGCGATGCTGAGCCTCGTCGTCATCGTCACCGCGGCGACGGTCTTCTACACCCTGACCGAGAAGTGGTCGGTGATCGATTCGCTGTTCTACGCGGTCTCGGTGGGCCTGCCCATGGGCGGCGGGGCGCTGAGCCCGACCCTGACGATCTCGAAGATCTTCACCCTGGTCTACGCGATCCTCGTGGTCGGCCTGTTCGTCACCGTCGGCGGCTCGCTCGCGCGGTCGATCGTGCAGAACAACACGGACCGGGTGACGCGGCTGACCGAGAAGCGCGCCCGGGACGAGGACCGCTAG
- a CDS encoding SDR family NAD(P)-dependent oxidoreductase, producing the protein MRSAVSALFDLTGRTALVTGASSGIGAAIAEALDGAGARVLRAGRDRDRLGPDGISADLTDGAGELIEQADARADAVDILVNCAGSNPRPPLGDIDEALYRAILAVNLDAPFQLGQHYGPRMAARGWGRIINVASTQAHRAFGNSGAYGVAKAGIAGLTRSQSEAWAPSGVTANSLTPGLVATPMTTAVLADPERADYFRRRAHTGTLGAPSDFAAAAVFLAGPGSAFVTGQNLCVDGGLSVT; encoded by the coding sequence ATGCGATCCGCGGTGTCAGCACTGTTCGACCTCACCGGGCGAACGGCGCTGGTCACCGGCGCGAGCTCGGGGATCGGGGCGGCGATCGCGGAGGCGCTCGATGGTGCCGGCGCGCGCGTGCTCCGGGCGGGGCGCGACCGCGACCGGCTCGGGCCCGACGGGATCAGCGCCGACCTCACCGACGGCGCCGGCGAACTCATCGAGCAGGCCGACGCCCGGGCCGACGCCGTCGACATCCTCGTCAACTGCGCCGGCAGCAACCCGCGGCCCCCGCTCGGCGACATCGACGAGGCGCTCTACCGCGCGATCCTCGCGGTCAACCTCGACGCTCCGTTCCAGCTCGGCCAGCACTACGGGCCGCGGATGGCCGCGCGCGGCTGGGGCCGGATCATCAACGTCGCTTCGACGCAGGCGCACCGCGCGTTCGGCAACAGCGGTGCTTACGGCGTCGCGAAGGCGGGCATCGCCGGGCTCACCCGCTCCCAGTCGGAGGCGTGGGCGCCGTCGGGAGTCACCGCGAACTCGCTGACGCCGGGCCTGGTCGCGACGCCGATGACCACCGCCGTCCTCGCGGATCCCGAACGCGCCGACTACTTCCGGCGCCGCGCGCACACGGGGACGCTCGGCGCGCCGTCGGACTTCGCGGCCGCGGCCGTCTTCCTCGCCGGGCCCGGATCGGCCTTCGTCACCGGGCAGAACCTGTGCGTCGACGGCGGCCTGTCCGTGACGTGA
- a CDS encoding acetyl-CoA C-acyltransferase has translation MTTPQSRRAVIVSGARTPFVRAFGDYTHLDSIALGDQAVRGLLDRVPAVADRIEAIVWGGVILPAGAPNIAREIALDLGLGHGVEGHTVTRACASGLQAVTTAAAAIERGEYDVMIAGGSDSVSNAAVNLPQKLVQAAAPLALGKPSPRAYLDAAIGLAPFTGLLPSRPRIEERTTGEVMGESAEKMARIHGVTREAQDAFAARSHARAAAAIASGRFDREVVPVTTPDGKTVTRDGLVRENTDVEKLAGLKPAFERDGTVTAGNASPLTDGAAAVLIMSEEKARELGLTPLAAIRSWSYVSVDPADEVLIGPAISMPRALDKAGLKLEDVDLIDIHEAFAAQTLSVLDALASPEWAADRLGRDTPVGEVDIEKLNVHGGSVSIGHPFGATGARMVTTMANELALTGKDTALLGICAAGGHGASVVLERV, from the coding sequence ATGACCACTCCGCAGAGCCGTCGCGCCGTCATCGTCTCCGGCGCGCGCACCCCGTTCGTCCGCGCCTTCGGCGACTACACCCACCTCGACAGCATCGCGCTCGGCGACCAGGCCGTCCGCGGCCTCCTCGACCGCGTTCCCGCCGTCGCCGACCGCATCGAGGCCATCGTCTGGGGCGGGGTCATCCTGCCCGCGGGCGCCCCCAACATCGCCCGCGAGATCGCGCTCGACCTGGGCCTGGGGCACGGCGTCGAGGGACACACCGTGACCCGCGCCTGCGCCTCGGGCCTGCAGGCGGTCACCACGGCCGCCGCGGCGATCGAGCGTGGCGAGTACGACGTGATGATCGCCGGCGGCTCCGACTCCGTCTCCAACGCCGCAGTCAACCTGCCGCAGAAGCTGGTCCAGGCGGCCGCTCCCCTCGCCCTCGGCAAGCCCTCGCCCCGCGCCTACCTGGACGCCGCGATCGGCCTCGCGCCGTTCACCGGTCTCCTGCCCAGCCGCCCCCGGATCGAGGAGCGGACCACCGGTGAGGTGATGGGCGAGTCCGCGGAGAAGATGGCGCGGATCCACGGCGTCACGCGAGAGGCGCAGGACGCGTTCGCCGCCCGCTCGCACGCCCGCGCCGCGGCGGCCATCGCGTCGGGCCGGTTCGACCGCGAGGTGGTGCCGGTGACCACGCCCGACGGGAAGACGGTGACCCGCGACGGCCTCGTCCGCGAGAACACCGACGTCGAGAAGCTCGCCGGCCTCAAGCCCGCCTTCGAGCGGGACGGCACCGTCACCGCCGGCAACGCCAGCCCCCTCACCGACGGCGCGGCCGCGGTCCTGATCATGAGCGAGGAGAAGGCGCGCGAGCTGGGCCTGACACCCCTGGCCGCGATCCGGTCGTGGAGCTACGTCAGCGTCGACCCCGCCGACGAGGTGCTCATCGGCCCGGCGATCTCCATGCCGCGCGCGCTGGACAAGGCGGGTCTCAAGCTCGAGGACGTCGACCTCATCGACATCCACGAGGCCTTCGCCGCACAGACCCTCTCCGTCCTGGACGCCCTCGCCAGCCCCGAGTGGGCCGCCGACCGGCTGGGCCGCGACACCCCCGTCGGCGAGGTCGACATCGAGAAGCTCAACGTGCACGGCGGCTCCGTATCGATCGGCCACCCGTTCGGCGCCACCGGCGCCCGCATGGTCACGACGATGGCGAACGAGCTGGCGCTCACCGGCAAGGACACCGCGCTGCTCGGCATCTGCGCCGCGGGCGGTCACGGCGCGAGTGTGGTCCTCGAGCGCGTGTAG